One Yimella lutea DNA window includes the following coding sequences:
- a CDS encoding DUF6458 family protein, producing the protein MTGPGLGLGFLAVGLILALAVQDRISGVDLSMVGWICAAIGVVALIVSFAQTRQRANTSHHEVVERHDDINRRDIV; encoded by the coding sequence ATGACCGGACCCGGTCTCGGTCTCGGATTCCTCGCCGTCGGCCTGATCCTCGCACTCGCCGTGCAGGACCGGATCAGCGGTGTGGATCTGTCGATGGTCGGCTGGATCTGTGCGGCGATCGGTGTCGTTGCTCTGATCGTCTCGTTCGCGCAGACGCGTCAGCGCGCCAACACCAGCCATCACGAGGTGGTCGAGCGTCACGACGACATCAACCGTCGGGACATCGTCTGA
- a CDS encoding DUF7007 domain-containing protein, translating into MSTIDPSGAIHDAKGRFAGHVAGESSVALEAPAEQSTGDLDDLDALLAYLGEGREQEQAPPEPAAEPEPAPIEFAVGTPEFKQLEADRDALRQWGEAYANSPDGQTADALELDDHARVLRDRERSMFPPAELPTKSPWGAVQQAYQESPGIVGVHTAGHGGYKLSPERNAQVPAALRRRSGWYEEDCEAAIVTMTFPNETSRYKNVEQWRQSGARDVRDWFPDEFEKATGQTIKHGESRGRDEQTWNEHLSGNGLGEIMSPSTPDPDHPGYSTARVKVPGAGVRTYRIPDEEAAKAAAFVGTPTWGAYRPWYPPVSLAGGVDVTEPKPVEPVKPRVAGFDESKVAASKRATSDLDKRWRAHSGEVRTLREIGEQGFTGKGSMVDGSSIKHYLYVDENAYPVSKQTFEAANAPDERKPYTEALQRYQIADAKYQDAQDTSWSRIGARSQTQELAQAAREARKEYEHQLALYERSVGQQPDEQRSA; encoded by the coding sequence ATGTCGACCATCGACCCCAGCGGTGCCATCCACGATGCCAAGGGCCGGTTCGCGGGCCATGTCGCCGGCGAGTCGTCCGTCGCGCTCGAAGCGCCGGCCGAGCAGTCCACCGGTGACCTGGACGACCTGGACGCGCTGCTGGCTTACCTCGGCGAGGGTCGCGAACAGGAGCAGGCCCCGCCGGAGCCTGCAGCCGAACCGGAGCCGGCACCGATCGAGTTCGCGGTCGGCACGCCGGAGTTCAAGCAGCTCGAAGCAGACCGTGACGCGCTGCGACAGTGGGGTGAGGCGTACGCGAACAGTCCGGATGGCCAGACGGCTGACGCGCTCGAGTTGGACGATCACGCGAGGGTGTTGCGTGATCGTGAGCGTTCGATGTTCCCACCGGCTGAGCTGCCGACCAAGTCCCCGTGGGGAGCGGTCCAGCAGGCGTACCAGGAGTCCCCCGGCATCGTCGGCGTGCACACCGCAGGTCACGGCGGATACAAGCTATCGCCGGAGCGCAACGCGCAAGTTCCGGCTGCGCTGCGCCGCCGCAGCGGCTGGTATGAGGAGGACTGCGAAGCGGCGATCGTGACGATGACCTTCCCGAACGAGACGAGCCGCTACAAGAACGTCGAGCAGTGGCGCCAGAGCGGCGCGCGCGACGTGCGTGATTGGTTTCCTGACGAGTTCGAGAAGGCGACCGGTCAGACGATCAAGCATGGCGAGTCCCGTGGCCGTGACGAGCAGACGTGGAACGAGCACCTGTCCGGCAACGGTCTCGGGGAGATCATGAGCCCCTCGACCCCGGACCCGGACCACCCCGGGTACAGCACCGCGCGGGTGAAGGTCCCCGGCGCCGGCGTGCGCACCTACCGGATCCCGGACGAGGAGGCGGCCAAGGCTGCTGCGTTCGTTGGTACGCCGACGTGGGGTGCCTACCGTCCGTGGTACCCGCCGGTGAGTCTGGCCGGCGGCGTGGATGTCACCGAACCGAAGCCCGTCGAGCCGGTCAAGCCGCGGGTTGCCGGGTTCGATGAGTCGAAGGTGGCGGCGTCCAAGCGGGCTACCAGCGACCTGGATAAACGTTGGCGTGCACACTCGGGCGAGGTGCGGACGTTGCGCGAGATCGGTGAGCAGGGTTTCACCGGCAAGGGCAGCATGGTCGACGGTTCCAGCATCAAGCACTACCTGTACGTCGACGAGAACGCCTACCCGGTCTCCAAGCAGACGTTCGAGGCGGCGAACGCTCCGGATGAGCGCAAGCCGTACACCGAGGCGCTGCAGCGGTACCAGATCGCTGATGCGAAGTACCAGGACGCTCAGGACACCTCGTGGTCCCGTATCGGCGCCCGGTCGCAGACGCAGGAACTGGCGCAGGCAGCACGGGAGGCTCGCAAGGAGTACGAGCATCAGCTGGCCTTGTACGAGCGCAGCGTCGGGCAACAGCCGGACGAGCAGCGGTCCGCCTGA
- a CDS encoding peptidoglycan-binding domain-containing protein, which yields MIRRRILTGAAVAALSFTGLGMSGAQAAPVQSAPVQTAWSSCMPTMPYITYPSLYIGQRPYAQTALDIQINGAGCEVRALSGSVMNLQKRLRAHGYSYVAVDGSFGSATRSAVISFQRSRGLVQDGIVGPATQRYIGLAYVVA from the coding sequence ATGATTCGACGTCGCATCCTCACCGGTGCCGCTGTGGCGGCGCTGTCCTTCACCGGTCTCGGCATGTCGGGCGCACAGGCCGCGCCTGTGCAGTCGGCGCCGGTCCAGACCGCGTGGTCCTCGTGCATGCCGACCATGCCGTACATCACCTACCCCTCCCTCTACATTGGTCAGCGTCCGTACGCGCAGACGGCGTTGGACATCCAGATCAACGGCGCCGGGTGTGAGGTTCGGGCGCTGTCCGGTTCGGTCATGAACTTGCAGAAGCGTCTGCGCGCCCACGGCTACAGCTACGTCGCGGTCGATGGTTCCTTCGGATCGGCCACCCGCAGCGCCGTGATCTCGTTCCAGCGCTCTCGCGGGCTCGTCCAGGACGGCATCGTCGGTCCCGCCACGCAGCGGTACATCGGGCTGGCATACGTCGTCGCCTGA
- a CDS encoding WhiB family transcriptional regulator yields MSITNRRPFTRSASKPLTAVRGSDPVLSAYALDGPPAPHTDDVPDWSCSGSTTPDLWFPTTVEQLDQARAVCAGCPARAVCAQRGLALKADGVWGGTLLSHGRPTDELFRPSREPARATA; encoded by the coding sequence ATGTCCATCACGAACCGTCGTCCGTTCACCCGGTCGGCGAGCAAGCCCCTGACCGCTGTTCGGGGCAGCGACCCGGTGCTGTCCGCGTACGCGCTGGATGGTCCACCGGCGCCGCACACCGACGACGTTCCGGACTGGTCGTGCTCCGGCTCGACCACGCCGGACCTGTGGTTCCCGACCACGGTCGAGCAGCTGGATCAGGCCCGCGCGGTCTGCGCTGGCTGTCCGGCACGCGCCGTGTGCGCTCAGCGTGGACTCGCGCTGAAGGCGGACGGTGTCTGGGGTGGAACGCTGCTGTCTCACGGACGACCGACGGATGAGCTGTTTCGTCCGTCCCGCGAGCCGGCGCGAGCCACTGCCTGA
- a CDS encoding HNH endonuclease, with the protein MTNVIVYNAGTKEVLHEVPLKHAIRMLDRKVAFIVDAHEDTFGPHPRPKALELVKYVFTKWLYDTTGRVPYSRSGVLRRDKHSCAYCGRAAVTIDHVTPRCQGGQSTWLNVVAACSKCNGAKKGRTPRQAGMKLQWHPFEPTPADLFPRQASRRR; encoded by the coding sequence ATGACCAACGTCATCGTCTACAACGCAGGCACGAAGGAAGTCCTGCACGAAGTACCGCTCAAACACGCCATCAGGATGCTCGACCGCAAGGTGGCATTCATCGTCGACGCCCACGAAGACACCTTCGGACCGCACCCGCGGCCGAAGGCGCTCGAACTGGTGAAGTACGTCTTTACCAAGTGGCTGTACGACACCACGGGACGTGTGCCGTACAGCCGCAGCGGAGTGCTGCGGCGCGACAAGCACTCGTGCGCGTACTGCGGCCGCGCCGCCGTCACGATCGACCATGTCACCCCGCGCTGTCAGGGCGGTCAATCGACCTGGTTGAACGTCGTCGCGGCGTGCTCCAAGTGCAACGGCGCCAAGAAGGGCCGTACGCCCCGCCAGGCCGGGATGAAGCTGCAGTGGCACCCGTTCGAGCCGACCCCGGCCGACCTGTTCCCGCGTCAGGCATCCCGCCGGCGCTGA
- a CDS encoding DNA cytosine methyltransferase, which produces MAIDEEVMARSFVHHTATDLFAGAGGSSEGLRQAGITVKIAANHSVRAVATHQRNHPKTEHRIADLSETDWTTFPSTTIAWASPSCVWHARAGGRRPLPADVEKARASAGAIDRATAFAVIAASEVHQYKAVIVENVPEFQGWVLYPQWLAMMNALGYHHQEYIINAAALGTPQHRKRIFIIFTQRPLTLDLPTMPAVTASTILEDLPMKRMDRHLYITPQVHQITERDTPHLVMMRRNAQPRRADLHPVATVTAGGVHHYLAERTGTGDWYRRFTPRELARAQGFPDCYEITGTQAEQVRQIGNAVPVQVARWIGERVVESLDGSNVSRAGSLA; this is translated from the coding sequence ATGGCAATCGACGAAGAAGTGATGGCGCGGTCCTTCGTCCACCACACCGCTACCGACCTGTTCGCCGGCGCAGGTGGCTCATCCGAAGGGCTACGACAGGCAGGCATCACCGTCAAGATCGCCGCCAACCACAGCGTGCGCGCAGTGGCTACTCACCAGCGCAACCACCCCAAAACCGAGCACCGGATCGCCGACCTATCCGAAACGGACTGGACCACGTTCCCGAGCACCACCATCGCTTGGGCGTCACCATCCTGCGTGTGGCACGCACGCGCCGGTGGACGCCGGCCGCTCCCCGCCGACGTTGAGAAGGCTCGTGCTTCGGCGGGCGCGATCGACCGGGCAACCGCGTTCGCCGTTATTGCGGCATCCGAGGTCCACCAGTACAAGGCGGTGATCGTCGAGAACGTCCCTGAATTTCAGGGATGGGTGCTCTACCCGCAATGGCTGGCGATGATGAACGCCCTCGGCTATCACCACCAGGAGTACATCATCAACGCCGCGGCCCTCGGCACGCCACAGCATCGAAAGCGGATCTTCATCATCTTCACGCAGCGGCCGCTCACGTTGGACCTCCCCACGATGCCGGCCGTCACCGCGAGCACCATCCTGGAAGACCTGCCCATGAAGCGAATGGACCGGCACCTGTACATCACGCCGCAGGTCCACCAGATCACCGAACGCGACACCCCGCATCTCGTGATGATGCGCCGAAACGCCCAGCCTCGCCGAGCTGACCTGCACCCGGTCGCGACCGTCACCGCGGGCGGAGTGCACCACTACCTCGCCGAACGCACCGGGACCGGCGATTGGTACCGCCGATTCACCCCGCGCGAGCTGGCAAGGGCACAGGGGTTCCCCGACTGTTACGAGATCACCGGCACTCAGGCCGAGCAGGTGCGCCAGATCGGGAACGCAGTCCCCGTGCAGGTGGCTCGCTGGATTGGCGAGCGTGTTGTCGAATCCCTTGACGGCTCGAACGTCTCGCGCGCGGGGAGTTTGGCGTAG
- a CDS encoding helix-turn-helix domain-containing protein: protein MLRSGGALRTPGLSDAGRVRAATLYADGLTLKEVAERLGVDDKTVRNAVVREGGRLRPQGRRRLTRT from the coding sequence GTGCTCAGGTCTGGTGGCGCTCTGCGGACTCCTGGCCTCAGCGACGCTGGCCGTGTCCGCGCAGCGACTCTCTATGCGGATGGGCTCACCCTGAAGGAGGTCGCCGAGAGGCTTGGTGTTGACGACAAGACGGTTCGCAATGCCGTGGTTCGCGAAGGTGGCAGGCTGCGTCCGCAAGGTCGCCGACGGCTCACGCGAACATGA
- a CDS encoding AAA family ATPase — MARGDLLLALVQSGAGGDDLAFRRAAEALIAEEENKKHNVLASQLTDALHTRRSTPAANVTSLARNDAVRGLFYEQEPERRLSELVLPVEARQSVSQLIEEHHRRDLLRSHGVEPRHRLLFVGPPGGGKTSLAEAVATELAVPLLSVRYEGLIGSFLGETASRMEALFDAVRVRPCVLFFDEFDVVAKERGDTHETGEIKRVVSSLLLQVDRLPSHVIVIAATNHAELLDRAVWRRMQLRLDLPNPTRAGKIEWLQAWSARSGVNLGLSPRTIADRLGRVSFAELEEFALDVQRRSILSGPEPDSTLVVQQLLKQWSSRAHVSEA, encoded by the coding sequence ATGGCACGCGGAGACCTGCTTTTGGCTCTCGTTCAATCTGGCGCCGGAGGTGACGACCTCGCGTTCCGGCGCGCAGCCGAGGCTCTCATCGCCGAGGAAGAAAACAAGAAGCACAATGTGCTTGCCTCGCAGCTGACGGACGCGTTGCACACTCGGCGATCCACCCCGGCGGCCAACGTCACATCACTCGCGCGGAATGACGCAGTTCGCGGGTTGTTCTACGAGCAGGAACCCGAACGGCGACTGTCGGAGTTGGTTCTTCCCGTCGAGGCCCGTCAATCAGTCAGTCAACTCATTGAAGAGCATCACCGCCGTGATCTTCTGCGCAGTCACGGTGTCGAGCCTCGTCATCGCCTCCTGTTCGTCGGGCCGCCCGGCGGCGGTAAGACTTCACTGGCCGAGGCGGTCGCGACTGAGCTGGCCGTTCCATTGCTGAGTGTTCGCTATGAAGGTCTGATCGGCAGTTTCCTCGGTGAGACCGCATCCCGCATGGAGGCATTGTTCGATGCGGTGAGGGTCAGGCCGTGCGTGCTCTTCTTCGATGAGTTCGACGTTGTCGCGAAAGAACGTGGTGACACTCATGAGACCGGCGAGATCAAGCGGGTTGTGAGTTCATTGCTGCTGCAAGTGGACAGGCTTCCGAGTCACGTCATCGTCATTGCAGCCACTAATCATGCCGAGCTCCTGGATCGCGCGGTCTGGCGGCGCATGCAACTTCGGCTCGACCTGCCGAACCCCACACGAGCCGGAAAGATCGAGTGGCTGCAAGCATGGTCGGCTCGGAGCGGAGTGAACCTTGGGCTCTCTCCTCGGACGATTGCTGACCGTCTCGGCCGGGTCAGCTTCGCTGAGCTCGAAGAGTTCGCTTTGGACGTCCAAAGGCGCTCCATCCTCTCGGGGCCGGAGCCCGACTCGACGTTGGTCGTGCAGCAGTTACTCAAGCAGTGGTCGAGTCGCGCCCACGTTAGCGAGGCGTAA
- a CDS encoding S8 family peptidase gives MPPEDRASTERPVILGRVTSPRTIPGRRGGGERARFTDPEERSRRIDARFDEALAAIGDQVQISNSIHAADPQLVLVFEALDEQIDLSTVANNLGIEILIEAESAITPTEEFELVSEEPRNPYIGSCLHAVCANQTAFENLLSLWRTWRTTEGLPNGYSKLRDLFAHLKDLRPWGPQDRLRAIDWDEYFAGHIDDRPQSIEIELWYRRSDQKRRQSQQEVTALVEQAGGQVTASAIIDQIGYHGLKCTVPNKVLRDLASGDHDAVRVVRSANVMYLRVSGQALPIVGPPTEVQGQIDNALPTGDPVLCLLDGAPAANHPLLRGRVEVYDPDDLLEKATVDELRHGTWMSSVAVWGDRGLGEAPAVRPVLVRPILTPADDTENRIEELPAEELVPDLMWRAFRELFDGTDAQPAAGETIAIVNISVGDPASPFETILSSWARIIDWLSYQYGVLIIVSAGNHQSLVLSPASSTEIAGLQGDERRRATLNAIARQQNKRRLLAPAESVNAISVGAIHGDASTVDPQGYAVDPTDGLPAISPISPTGSGYRRSVKPDLAANGGRVFFRDGISAQETISFAGISALGPGIRVATPSQFQETHISGTSPAAALVARRAARLHDVVSDITAGVSISTRQRASAIKALLAHGAAAPDHSEHDPIPGENAFGNGAAIRDYSEGCTSNEAVVLFIGSIGANEEQELLFPLPDGLNVRETKRIEATLAWLTPVNWRHRQYRKAALSFVKPEGAIPRLGTPTGLSSDATTRGATTLQRQSWELQSTFASGQGSNMKVRVKCYEQAGGLLGERIDFAVALSLWVAPALNVDVYSQVRAQVRSRVTIQPQG, from the coding sequence ATGCCTCCGGAGGACCGGGCCTCAACAGAGCGGCCCGTCATTCTGGGGCGAGTTACATCGCCGCGCACGATTCCAGGGCGGCGTGGCGGTGGTGAACGAGCTCGGTTCACCGATCCGGAGGAACGCTCGCGGCGGATCGATGCACGTTTTGATGAGGCGCTAGCCGCGATCGGCGATCAGGTTCAAATTTCGAATTCGATCCATGCTGCTGACCCTCAGCTAGTGCTCGTTTTCGAAGCGCTCGATGAGCAGATCGATTTGTCTACTGTGGCCAACAACCTTGGCATCGAAATTCTCATCGAGGCTGAGAGCGCGATCACGCCCACCGAGGAGTTCGAGCTTGTCAGCGAGGAACCACGGAACCCGTACATCGGTTCATGTTTGCATGCCGTATGTGCGAACCAGACCGCGTTTGAGAATCTGCTTTCGCTCTGGCGTACGTGGAGAACCACGGAAGGTCTTCCTAACGGATATTCGAAGCTCCGGGACCTCTTCGCCCACCTGAAAGACCTCCGACCGTGGGGGCCACAAGATCGGCTGCGGGCCATCGACTGGGACGAGTACTTCGCCGGGCACATTGATGATCGCCCGCAGAGTATCGAAATTGAGTTGTGGTATCGCCGGAGTGATCAGAAGCGGCGACAGAGTCAGCAGGAGGTGACCGCTCTGGTCGAACAGGCCGGTGGTCAAGTCACTGCATCGGCGATCATTGACCAGATCGGATATCACGGGCTCAAATGCACCGTGCCGAATAAGGTGCTGCGTGATCTGGCGTCCGGAGACCACGATGCGGTTCGTGTCGTCCGATCCGCGAATGTCATGTACCTGCGCGTGTCGGGGCAAGCCCTCCCTATCGTCGGACCGCCCACCGAAGTACAAGGACAGATCGATAACGCCCTGCCCACGGGCGATCCGGTTCTCTGCCTGCTTGATGGAGCCCCTGCGGCGAACCACCCGCTGTTGCGCGGACGCGTGGAGGTTTACGATCCCGACGACCTGCTCGAAAAGGCAACCGTGGATGAACTCCGACACGGCACGTGGATGTCGTCAGTGGCCGTCTGGGGCGACCGCGGCCTCGGCGAGGCTCCTGCGGTGCGACCGGTACTCGTCCGCCCAATCCTGACCCCTGCCGACGACACTGAGAACAGGATCGAAGAGCTTCCTGCCGAGGAACTTGTGCCGGACCTGATGTGGCGGGCATTCCGGGAACTGTTCGACGGCACAGACGCGCAGCCAGCAGCGGGTGAGACGATCGCGATCGTCAACATCTCGGTGGGTGACCCGGCCTCACCATTCGAAACCATCCTCTCGTCTTGGGCACGCATCATCGACTGGCTCAGCTATCAGTACGGCGTGCTCATCATCGTCTCGGCGGGAAATCACCAGAGTCTCGTTCTCAGCCCAGCATCCTCTACCGAGATCGCTGGACTCCAAGGCGACGAGCGACGACGGGCGACCCTAAATGCGATCGCCCGCCAGCAGAACAAACGACGGCTTCTTGCTCCCGCTGAATCAGTGAACGCCATCAGCGTCGGCGCAATTCATGGCGACGCATCGACAGTCGATCCGCAGGGATATGCCGTTGATCCCACTGATGGACTTCCGGCCATCAGCCCCATATCTCCGACTGGCAGTGGATACCGTCGAAGTGTTAAACCAGACCTCGCAGCTAACGGCGGTCGCGTGTTCTTTAGAGACGGCATCTCCGCGCAGGAAACGATCTCTTTCGCTGGTATCTCGGCGCTCGGACCCGGCATCCGGGTGGCGACCCCGAGCCAGTTTCAAGAGACACACATCTCTGGCACGAGCCCGGCAGCGGCACTCGTCGCCAGAAGAGCAGCGCGGCTCCACGATGTGGTCTCCGACATCACCGCCGGGGTATCCATCAGCACAAGACAACGAGCCTCTGCGATCAAAGCACTTTTGGCGCACGGAGCAGCAGCCCCAGATCATTCGGAGCATGACCCGATCCCTGGTGAGAATGCCTTCGGGAACGGCGCCGCGATACGCGACTACTCGGAGGGCTGCACCTCGAATGAGGCTGTTGTGCTCTTCATCGGATCGATCGGCGCGAACGAGGAGCAAGAACTGCTCTTCCCGCTGCCCGATGGCCTCAACGTACGCGAGACCAAGCGTATCGAAGCGACCCTCGCTTGGCTCACTCCGGTCAACTGGCGGCATCGGCAGTACCGGAAAGCTGCGTTGTCTTTCGTCAAGCCGGAGGGCGCCATTCCACGGCTTGGAACACCAACCGGACTCAGCTCAGACGCCACTACGCGTGGAGCAACAACCCTGCAACGTCAGTCGTGGGAGTTGCAGAGCACATTCGCATCCGGGCAAGGATCGAACATGAAGGTACGGGTCAAGTGCTACGAGCAAGCCGGCGGACTACTCGGCGAGAGGATTGACTTCGCCGTCGCGCTCTCCCTCTGGGTCGCACCTGCACTCAACGTCGACGTGTACAGCCAGGTGCGAGCTCAGGTCCGTTCCAGAGTCACGATCCAGCCCCAAGGGTAA
- a CDS encoding sulfate permease, whose amino-acid sequence MIRQLWTLSVHTRAFLRRYMPTNILLDAIRTRRGLKWGVPAMLLAVPYLLAASTFTTLITDGGPGWLNLLVLLCLWNTMKFIIMGPVSLILLARVRVREAVTFHAQRRAATDLAKQIV is encoded by the coding sequence ATGATCCGTCAACTCTGGACCCTCAGCGTCCACACCCGCGCATTCCTGCGCCGCTATATGCCCACCAACATCCTCCTTGACGCAATCCGCACGAGGCGAGGACTCAAGTGGGGCGTACCCGCGATGCTCCTCGCCGTGCCCTACCTCCTGGCAGCCAGCACCTTCACCACCCTCATCACCGACGGTGGCCCAGGATGGCTCAACCTCCTCGTCCTCCTCTGCCTGTGGAATACGATGAAGTTCATCATCATGGGACCCGTCAGCCTGATCCTGCTCGCTCGAGTCCGCGTGCGTGAGGCCGTTACCTTCCATGCGCAACGGCGAGCTGCGACCGATCTGGCCAAGCAGATTGTTTGA